A section of the Clostridium omnivorum genome encodes:
- a CDS encoding tetratricopeptide repeat-containing diguanylate cyclase, which translates to MENNLSEEIFRMLDESKKICTSYPNKSYTMSKKVYNLCKEKSMTLEEGYALIGMAFACRAKSEINKMLKYSFNALEIFGELNNKLGQIKSLNLIGIAYFYNSMYEEALKSLLQALDVLDEFKDDFLLCCVLNNIGEVYYESMNHDTALEYYCKALEIITDINSDISTASLLTNIGKVYFTQKRYSDALEYHTQSYNILIKENDMVMLGEVENNIGKIHFVNENYDKAEEYLFSALRRLENIDNKFYTIDVLVNIAKLQLVKDSNKSLYYFEKAIQYAEKTNAKKKLSEVCKMVADYYDRIGDFRVALEYFKRYHSVEQEIMTSIVGNKLEMLKIEIEHIRETHKFEKMKIINNRLESEISFQRSELQKIRKINKVLEKKALEDELTGVPNRTYINYHLNKAWEESMLCDPVVALFIIDIDNFKKYNDYWGHIIGDQCIVKVANCLKDIQVKRKDIFGRYGGEEFIYFAKNLTYDKALELGNKLKSEVEKLCLKYTLDENSSVITISLGGVLGKTSQFDNISDIIQVADKELYKAKNNGRNIVYINNLVNH; encoded by the coding sequence ATGGAAAATAACTTGTCAGAAGAAATTTTTAGGATGCTTGATGAATCAAAAAAAATATGTACAAGCTATCCCAACAAATCATATACAATGAGCAAAAAAGTATATAATCTTTGCAAAGAAAAAAGCATGACATTAGAAGAGGGCTATGCATTAATTGGAATGGCCTTTGCATGTAGAGCTAAATCAGAAATTAATAAAATGTTGAAGTACTCCTTTAATGCACTTGAAATATTTGGAGAATTAAATAATAAGTTAGGGCAAATTAAGTCGTTAAATCTAATAGGAATTGCGTATTTTTATAATTCCATGTACGAAGAAGCGCTTAAATCTTTATTACAAGCTTTAGACGTTTTAGATGAATTTAAAGATGACTTTTTATTGTGCTGCGTATTAAATAATATTGGTGAAGTTTATTATGAATCAATGAATCACGACACCGCATTAGAATACTATTGCAAAGCTCTTGAAATAATTACAGATATAAATTCAGATATAAGTACAGCCTCTTTATTAACTAACATTGGTAAAGTATACTTTACTCAAAAGAGATATTCGGATGCGTTAGAATATCATACCCAAAGCTACAATATACTTATTAAAGAAAATGATATGGTTATGCTAGGTGAAGTAGAGAATAATATAGGTAAAATTCATTTTGTCAATGAAAACTATGACAAAGCTGAAGAGTACCTTTTTAGTGCATTAAGAAGGTTGGAAAATATTGATAATAAGTTTTATACCATTGACGTTTTAGTGAATATCGCAAAATTGCAGCTAGTTAAGGATTCAAATAAATCACTTTATTATTTTGAAAAAGCAATACAATATGCGGAAAAAACGAATGCAAAGAAAAAATTGAGTGAAGTATGCAAAATGGTAGCAGACTATTACGATAGAATAGGTGATTTTAGAGTAGCTCTAGAATACTTTAAAAGATACCATAGTGTAGAACAAGAAATCATGACTTCAATTGTTGGAAACAAACTTGAAATGTTAAAAATAGAAATAGAGCATATAAGAGAAACTCATAAGTTTGAAAAAATGAAAATAATTAACAATCGATTAGAAAGTGAGATTTCATTTCAAAGAAGTGAACTGCAAAAGATACGTAAGATAAACAAAGTTTTAGAGAAAAAAGCACTTGAAGATGAACTTACAGGAGTTCCAAATAGAACCTATATTAATTATCATTTGAATAAAGCATGGGAAGAATCCATGTTATGTGATCCAGTGGTTGCTTTATTTATAATTGATATCGATAATTTTAAAAAATATAACGATTACTGGGGACATATAATAGGCGATCAATGCATTGTGAAGGTTGCCAACTGTCTAAAGGATATTCAAGTAAAACGTAAAGATATATTTGGAAGATACGGTGGAGAAGAGTTCATATATTTTGCAAAGAATTTAACCTATGATAAAGCCTTAGAATTAGGAAATAAATTGAAAAGTGAAGTTGAAAAATTATGCCTTAAGTACACCTTGGATGAAAATAGTAGTGTAATAACAATTAGTTTAGGAGGTGTACTGGGGAAAACGTCACAATTTGATAATATATCCGATATCATACAAGTTGCAGATAAGGAACTATACAAAGCTAAAAATAATGGACGTAATATTGTTTACATAAACAACTTAGTAAATCACTAA
- a CDS encoding NifB/NifX family molybdenum-iron cluster-binding protein yields MKIALPSRGDQIDNHFGHCEYFTVFTIDTATKEIIDSQSVSSPEGCGCKSNIASTLADMGVKVMLAGNMGEGAVRVLNKSGIEVLRGCSGNVKTAALKWLQGSLKDSGDSCHAHEHGCHNE; encoded by the coding sequence ATGAAAATCGCACTACCATCACGTGGAGATCAAATTGATAATCATTTTGGTCACTGCGAATATTTTACCGTTTTCACAATAGATACAGCTACTAAAGAAATAATTGATTCTCAAAGCGTATCATCACCAGAAGGCTGCGGCTGTAAATCTAATATTGCTTCAACTTTAGCTGATATGGGTGTTAAGGTTATGCTTGCAGGAAATATGGGTGAAGGAGCTGTAAGAGTACTTAATAAATCAGGAATTGAAGTACTTCGCGGCTGCTCTGGAAATGTGAAGACTGCAGCATTAAAATGGCTTCAGGGCTCACTTAAAGATTCCGGTGATTCCTGCCATGCTCATGAACATGGATGCCACAACGAATAG
- a CDS encoding DUF134 domain-containing protein translates to MPRPRKCRRVCSLPKNTSFGPVSSTDTENNTIIMSIDEFETIRLIDFEGMLQEECAEKMDVARTTVQRIYNEARLKIAKSLVNGYILKIEGGDVKLCDEAETWCGCKRCHKKKCCEGKDKSSLNNSL, encoded by the coding sequence ATGCCAAGACCTAGAAAATGCAGAAGAGTATGCAGCTTGCCAAAGAATACTTCATTTGGACCAGTTAGTTCTACTGATACTGAAAATAATACAATAATTATGTCAATAGATGAGTTTGAAACTATAAGACTTATAGATTTTGAAGGTATGCTTCAAGAGGAGTGTGCTGAAAAGATGGATGTAGCACGTACAACAGTACAGCGGATTTATAATGAAGCACGCTTAAAAATTGCAAAATCATTAGTAAATGGTTATATTTTAAAAATAGAAGGTGGAGATGTTAAACTCTGTGATGAAGCTGAAACATGGTGTGGATGTAAGAGGTGCCACAAGAAAAAATGTTGTGAAGGTAAGGATAAAAGTTCTTTGAATAATTCTTTATAG
- a CDS encoding class I SAM-dependent methyltransferase → MLDSKGFDLWADGYDKSVKLREENNEYPFAGYKDVLNYIYNQVKQKDCANVLDIGFGTGVLTTKLYNDGYEVTGIDFSRNMINIAEKKMPKAKLINWDFTKGLPDEIKRNHFDFIISTYAIHHLNDSNKIEFINSLTSLLNTNGKLLLGDVSFETRDELEKCKVKYEEYWDNDEVYFVAEEVNERLKNKCVCEFVKVSHCSGVLIICNS, encoded by the coding sequence ATGCTAGATAGTAAAGGATTTGACTTATGGGCAGATGGTTATGACAAAAGTGTAAAGCTCAGAGAAGAAAATAATGAATATCCATTTGCGGGCTATAAAGATGTGTTGAATTACATATACAATCAGGTTAAGCAAAAAGATTGTGCTAATGTTTTAGATATTGGCTTTGGAACCGGAGTTCTAACCACAAAGCTCTATAACGATGGGTATGAAGTTACTGGAATTGATTTTTCAAGAAATATGATTAATATTGCAGAGAAAAAGATGCCCAAAGCAAAGCTTATAAATTGGGATTTTACTAAAGGATTGCCAGATGAAATTAAAAGGAATCATTTTGATTTCATTATTAGTACCTATGCAATTCATCACTTAAATGATAGTAATAAAATAGAATTTATAAATTCGCTTACTTCCTTGCTAAATACAAATGGAAAGCTACTTTTAGGAGATGTTTCTTTTGAAACAAGGGATGAGCTTGAAAAATGCAAAGTTAAATATGAGGAGTATTGGGATAATGATGAAGTCTATTTTGTAGCGGAAGAAGTTAATGAAAGATTGAAGAATAAATGTGTTTGTGAATTTGTTAAAGTTTCTCATTGTTCCGGAGTATTGATTATTTGTAATAGTTAA
- a CDS encoding cytochrome c biogenesis CcdA family protein, with protein sequence MESLIHNFSVFLSNNIWFALITAFLAGIVSSFSPCVLSTIPLIVGYVEGYAKKDKKLAYWYSFIFCLGIIITFTLLGVASALLGRLFTGAGRWWYIILGIIMLVVGLQLIGVIEFGNNSCKVPNRRKGIVGAFFLGILGGVLSSPCSTPILAAILAYVASKGNILLGVLMLILYSIGHCILIFMAGTSIGLVEEISNSNKTIFIGKILKIILEIVIFVAGFYLLYLGF encoded by the coding sequence ATGGAGAGCTTAATACATAATTTTTCTGTTTTTCTTTCCAATAATATTTGGTTTGCATTAATAACTGCTTTTTTAGCAGGAATAGTGTCTTCCTTTAGTCCCTGTGTTCTATCTACTATTCCATTAATTGTTGGATATGTAGAAGGATATGCTAAAAAGGACAAAAAACTAGCTTATTGGTATTCCTTCATATTTTGTTTGGGAATAATTATAACCTTTACATTACTTGGAGTTGCTTCAGCACTACTTGGTAGATTATTTACTGGAGCAGGCAGATGGTGGTATATTATTTTAGGTATCATTATGCTTGTAGTAGGTCTTCAACTAATCGGCGTAATTGAGTTTGGAAATAATAGCTGTAAGGTTCCAAACAGGAGAAAAGGAATAGTTGGTGCCTTTTTTCTAGGAATATTAGGAGGGGTGCTAAGTTCGCCTTGTTCAACTCCCATATTAGCAGCTATTCTTGCTTATGTTGCAAGCAAGGGTAATATTCTTTTAGGTGTTTTAATGCTGATACTATATTCAATAGGTCACTGTATACTTATTTTTATGGCAGGAACCTCCATTGGTTTAGTTGAGGAAATAAGTAATTCAAATAAAACAATATTTATAGGTAAGATATTAAAAATTATTCTGGAAATAGTAATATTTGTAGCAGGCTTTTATCTATTATATCTTGGATTCTAA
- a CDS encoding thioredoxin family protein, translating to MVSVMKQVEKEYDGKAIVKILQVDKNDENYNLAVKYNIKVVPTLVFLNGDGSEYKRVEGFMSQKSIEDIFSKMGVK from the coding sequence ATGGTGTCTGTAATGAAGCAAGTTGAAAAAGAGTATGATGGTAAAGCAATAGTTAAAATTCTCCAAGTTGATAAAAACGATGAAAATTATAATTTAGCTGTGAAATATAACATAAAGGTTGTTCCTACTTTAGTATTTTTAAATGGCGATGGAAGTGAATATAAAAGAGTAGAGGGCTTTATGTCACAAAAGAGCATTGAAGATATTTTTAGCAAGATGGGAGTAAAGTAA